In one window of Nodosilinea sp. PGN35 DNA:
- a CDS encoding TspO/MBR family protein has protein sequence MFNSWILIGGITVLVALGSSFIRPRDISWGKRLDRPGWLFFEPAIPLIWTIIFACGAISAALVWQSAPGSSKTWLLMGLYLFLEIITVAYIPATLWFRSLQVGTVLGGLGVVLGILLTLTVFPVSEAAALLLLPYILWSPVGTYTTGQMLDLNPDAK, from the coding sequence ATGTTTAACAGCTGGATATTAATTGGGGGAATTACCGTTCTGGTTGCCCTGGGCAGCAGTTTTATTAGACCCCGCGACATCTCCTGGGGAAAACGTCTAGATCGACCTGGGTGGCTGTTTTTTGAACCTGCCATCCCTTTAATTTGGACAATCATTTTTGCCTGCGGCGCGATTTCTGCCGCCCTGGTTTGGCAAAGCGCCCCTGGCAGCTCTAAAACCTGGCTGCTCATGGGGCTTTACTTGTTCCTAGAGATCATTACGGTCGCCTACATTCCTGCCACGCTGTGGTTTAGAAGTTTACAAGTCGGCACCGTGCTGGGAGGCTTGGGCGTAGTTTTGGGCATTCTGCTCACCCTGACAGTTTTTCCCGTGTCAGAAGCTGCTGCCCTACTGCTGCTGCCCTACATTCTTTGGAGCCCAGTTGGCACCTACACAACTGGGCAGATGCTCGATCTAAACCCCGATGCTAAATAG
- the recN gene encoding DNA repair protein RecN — protein sequence MLTALHIENFALIDQLDLRLEAGLNVLTGETGAGKSIILDAIDAVLGGKANQRLVRSGSQKALVEASFDVPPEIHTWLAEQELPTAEGALVLRRELTLGKTLRSRSFLNGSPATRPQLEGLRQKLVEITAQGQTVLLGSGDRQREWLDGFGGAPLVTQRQRVATAYEAATQAKKRLDTRRRADQQRRDQLELLQMHRQDLEQAQLDDPDELDKLAQEHDRLNHSVDLQQNSYAAYQILYESDAGESACADLLGKAEGILIDMERYDPAITSILAMVSEALTQIEEAGRAINAYGASVEADPQRLEEVEERMRQLKALCRRFSRTLPELVAYRDEVNQALAELSGEGQSIEALEAEVEKTQTALEKACAQLTALRQGVAQELETRLINELKPLAMERVQFEVELKPMAPTATGADGIRFLFSPNPGEPLQPLAETASGGEMSRFLLALKACFSQVDPVGTLVFDEIDVGVSGRVAQAIAEKLYQLGRQHQVLCVTHQPMVAALADAHFRVGKQVVEAAVAKGAKTGEAERTVVRVLPLSPSDRREELAQLAGGESHQQSLSFAEALLSQANSIRGKF from the coding sequence ATGCTAACCGCTCTGCACATCGAGAACTTTGCGCTGATCGACCAGCTCGATCTGCGGCTAGAGGCGGGGCTCAACGTGCTGACCGGCGAAACCGGAGCGGGCAAATCGATCATTCTCGACGCTATCGATGCGGTCCTGGGTGGTAAGGCAAATCAAAGACTGGTGCGATCGGGCAGCCAAAAAGCCCTCGTAGAAGCCAGCTTCGACGTACCTCCAGAAATCCACACCTGGCTGGCCGAGCAGGAGTTGCCCACCGCCGAGGGTGCCCTGGTGCTGCGCCGCGAGCTGACCCTGGGCAAGACCCTGCGCAGCCGCTCCTTCCTCAACGGCAGCCCCGCCACCCGGCCCCAGCTCGAGGGGCTGCGGCAAAAGCTGGTCGAAATTACCGCCCAGGGGCAAACGGTGCTGCTCGGCTCGGGCGATCGCCAGCGGGAGTGGCTCGACGGCTTTGGCGGTGCCCCCCTCGTCACCCAGCGCCAGCGGGTCGCCACCGCCTACGAAGCCGCCACCCAGGCAAAAAAACGGCTCGACACCCGCCGCAGGGCCGACCAGCAGCGCCGCGACCAGCTGGAGCTGCTGCAAATGCACCGCCAAGATCTAGAGCAGGCCCAGCTCGACGACCCCGACGAACTCGACAAGCTCGCCCAGGAGCACGATCGCCTCAACCACAGCGTTGACCTCCAGCAAAACAGCTACGCCGCCTACCAAATTCTCTACGAGAGCGACGCCGGGGAGAGCGCCTGCGCCGACCTGCTGGGCAAAGCCGAGGGCATCTTGATCGATATGGAGCGCTACGACCCGGCCATCACCTCGATTTTGGCCATGGTCAGCGAAGCCCTCACCCAGATTGAAGAGGCCGGGCGCGCCATCAACGCCTACGGGGCCAGCGTCGAGGCCGACCCCCAGCGGCTCGAAGAAGTGGAAGAGCGCATGCGCCAGCTCAAGGCCCTGTGCCGCCGCTTTAGCCGCACCCTGCCCGAGCTGGTGGCCTACCGCGATGAGGTCAACCAGGCCCTGGCCGAGCTGTCGGGGGAAGGCCAATCGATCGAAGCCCTGGAGGCCGAGGTCGAGAAAACCCAGACCGCGCTGGAAAAAGCCTGCGCCCAGCTCACGGCCCTGCGCCAGGGCGTGGCCCAGGAACTAGAGACGCGCCTGATCAACGAACTCAAACCCCTGGCCATGGAGCGGGTGCAGTTTGAGGTCGAACTCAAGCCCATGGCCCCCACCGCCACCGGGGCCGACGGCATTCGGTTTTTGTTTAGCCCCAACCCCGGCGAGCCCCTGCAACCCCTGGCCGAGACCGCCTCGGGCGGGGAAATGAGCCGGTTTTTGCTGGCGCTGAAGGCCTGCTTTTCCCAGGTGGACCCGGTAGGCACGCTGGTGTTTGACGAAATCGACGTGGGCGTGTCGGGGCGGGTGGCCCAGGCGATCGCCGAAAAGCTCTACCAGCTCGGTCGCCAGCACCAGGTGCTCTGCGTCACCCACCAGCCCATGGTGGCGGCCCTGGCCGATGCCCACTTTCGCGTGGGTAAGCAGGTGGTCGAAGCGGCGGTGGCCAAGGGGGCCAAAACTGGCGAAGCTGAGCGCACCGTGGTGCGGGTGCTGCCGCTGTCGCCGAGCGATCGCCGCGAAGAGCTGGCCCAATTAGCTGGGGGCGAGTCCCACCAGCAGTCGTTGTCCTTTGCCGAGGCGCTGCTGTCCCAGGCAAACAGTATTCGAGGAAAGTTTTGA
- a CDS encoding Fe(3+) ABC transporter substrate-binding protein — protein sequence MKLGRRAFLGASAAATAVATGYLRQRPANAQFGFGRGPVVNLYSSRHYDTDDQLYDGFREATGIRVNVVEAEADQLIERIKSEGQNSPADILMTVDAGRLWRAEQEDLFQPVTSSVLSEAIPENLRHPDGLWFGLTQRARVIFYNKDTVDPSELSTYEDLADPKWRGRILVRSSTNIYNQSLVGSLIAAHGAEETEEWARGLVANLARSPEGGDTDQIKAAAAGLGDIAIANTYYFARLVKSDSAEDQAVANALGVFFPNQGDGPNGRGTHVNISGAGVVKTAPNAEAAVRFLEYLASPEAQRIFAESNNEYPVVEGVAVDSVVEGFGEFRADSLNAAVFGRNNPEALRITDRAGWA from the coding sequence ATGAAATTAGGAAGACGCGCATTTTTGGGGGCCAGTGCCGCCGCCACCGCCGTAGCCACAGGCTATCTGCGCCAGCGCCCCGCCAATGCCCAGTTTGGCTTTGGCCGTGGCCCGGTGGTCAACCTCTATTCGTCGCGCCACTACGACACCGATGATCAGCTCTACGACGGTTTTCGCGAAGCCACGGGCATTCGCGTCAACGTGGTTGAGGCCGAGGCCGACCAGCTGATCGAGCGCATCAAGAGTGAAGGGCAAAACAGTCCCGCCGACATTCTCATGACTGTCGATGCCGGTCGCCTGTGGCGGGCCGAGCAAGAGGATCTCTTTCAGCCGGTCACCTCCTCGGTGCTGAGCGAGGCGATTCCCGAAAACCTGCGCCACCCCGACGGTCTGTGGTTTGGTCTGACCCAGCGGGCGCGGGTAATTTTTTACAACAAAGACACTGTAGATCCGTCTGAGCTTTCGACCTACGAAGACCTGGCCGATCCCAAATGGCGCGGGCGCATTCTCGTGCGCAGCTCGACCAACATCTACAACCAGTCGCTAGTGGGCTCACTGATCGCTGCCCACGGGGCCGAAGAAACCGAAGAATGGGCGCGGGGCCTGGTGGCCAACCTGGCCCGCTCGCCTGAAGGGGGCGACACCGACCAGATCAAGGCCGCTGCCGCTGGGCTGGGCGACATTGCGATCGCTAACACCTACTACTTCGCTCGCCTGGTCAAGTCTGACAGTGCCGAAGATCAGGCGGTGGCCAACGCGCTGGGCGTGTTTTTCCCCAACCAGGGCGATGGCCCCAACGGGCGCGGCACCCATGTCAACATCAGCGGGGCCGGGGTAGTCAAGACCGCGCCCAACGCTGAGGCGGCGGTGCGGTTCCTCGAGTACCTGGCCAGCCCCGAGGCTCAGCGCATTTTTGCCGAGAGCAACAACGAGTACCCCGTGGTGGAAGGCGTTGCGGTTGATTCGGTGGTAGAAGGCTTCGGCGAATTTAGGGCCGACTCCCTCAACGCTGCCGTGTTTGGCCGCAACAACCCCGAAGCCCTGCGCATCACCGATCGCGCTGGCTGGGCGTAG
- a CDS encoding cyclic nucleotide-binding domain-containing protein, which translates to MTVSDRVIFLQERTPLSLLPATTLAPLARSLTSITLGAGETVVEAGQDPQGLYIVWQGRLETEANLGGVSFLPGAVLNLEALLLEQPVEQTIRTLTDSTLWFVDRETFQALAQQYPNILQTFTRQLVDAVKRLSFQFNLEQERQGVLRPYLVAKAKRGVIGRSRYGDRLRAEIRSAASHRRSVLIFGEPGLEKDNLAALVHFGSTQRRQPIIKVDCGQLQASGADLFGRAGGRLGLLGALGAGTLVLNNPNELDADLVEPVAQLLKTGQYRPVGRNGDAPLVTAEARIILLSEQGLPVLGGAVAETIKVPPLRVRKADIEDWVNYYLSLICRRRGTGRITVTPEAIRRLQSYDFPNNLRELENLVERAAAQLDRGGLITEEIIWPAQSKKKQLRLNLLNRYPNLRRFLRSPWWPDRINYGLTLSLFAVVIALLWFGPQQRHENVALTVFWAWWWPLVLLGFPFVGRLWCAVCPFMIYGEVTQWISQKLFPGRLKRWPRQAADRWGAWFLFALFTLILVWEEVWNLEDSAYLSACLLLLITAGAMIFSALFERRFWCRYLCPIGGMNGLFAKLAITELRAQQGTCSAECTTYQCYKGGPAKGEGQETNGCPLYSHPAQLEDNRDCVLCMTCLKACPHRSVELNLRPPGIELWTTHRPRAAEVALMFLLLGAVYLHRLPELEARLGIQLPIDTVLGHSLVSLGVLALPALLPLVVEGGQWLWRKTQGLPPRPVVRLAYGYLPLVWAANLAHYLRLGLGEGGRILPVSLATLGVSGANLPVWVAHPAVVAFLQGVTLLLGMALSVWLTAKICRQSGPQRWIQHGCTGLLGLSLWWLIPGF; encoded by the coding sequence ATGACTGTATCCGACCGGGTGATCTTTTTGCAGGAGCGCACCCCCCTTAGCCTGCTGCCTGCCACCACCCTGGCCCCCCTGGCTCGCAGCTTAACCTCCATCACCCTGGGGGCGGGCGAAACGGTGGTCGAGGCAGGGCAAGACCCCCAGGGCCTTTACATTGTCTGGCAGGGCAGGCTCGAAACCGAGGCCAACCTGGGGGGCGTCAGCTTTTTGCCCGGCGCGGTGCTGAATCTGGAGGCGCTGCTGCTAGAGCAGCCCGTTGAGCAAACCATCCGCACCCTCACCGACAGCACCCTGTGGTTTGTTGACCGCGAGACCTTTCAGGCGTTAGCGCAGCAGTACCCCAACATTCTGCAAACCTTCACCCGGCAGCTGGTGGATGCGGTCAAGCGGCTGTCGTTTCAGTTTAATCTCGAGCAAGAGCGCCAGGGGGTGCTGCGCCCGTATCTCGTGGCCAAGGCCAAGCGGGGGGTGATCGGACGGAGCCGGTACGGCGATCGCCTGCGGGCTGAAATTCGCTCTGCCGCCAGCCATCGGCGATCGGTGCTGATCTTTGGCGAACCGGGTCTGGAGAAAGACAACCTCGCCGCCCTGGTTCACTTCGGCTCGACCCAGCGGCGGCAGCCGATCATTAAAGTAGACTGCGGCCAGCTCCAGGCTAGCGGGGCCGATCTGTTTGGCCGCGCCGGGGGGCGGCTGGGCCTGCTGGGGGCGCTGGGGGCAGGCACCCTGGTGCTCAACAACCCCAACGAGCTGGATGCCGACCTGGTGGAGCCTGTGGCCCAGCTGCTCAAAACCGGGCAGTACCGCCCCGTGGGCCGCAACGGCGATGCCCCCCTGGTGACAGCGGAGGCGCGGATTATTTTGCTCTCCGAGCAGGGTCTTCCCGTCCTTGGCGGTGCGGTAGCCGAAACCATCAAGGTGCCGCCCCTGCGGGTGCGCAAGGCCGACATCGAAGACTGGGTGAATTACTACCTATCGCTGATCTGTCGCCGCCGGGGCACTGGGCGCATCACCGTCACCCCCGAGGCAATTCGCCGCCTGCAATCCTACGACTTTCCCAACAACCTGCGGGAGCTAGAGAACCTGGTGGAGCGGGCCGCCGCCCAGCTCGACCGGGGCGGACTGATCACTGAAGAGATCATCTGGCCCGCCCAGAGCAAAAAGAAACAGCTGCGGCTCAACCTGCTCAACCGCTACCCCAACCTGCGGCGGTTTCTGCGCAGCCCGTGGTGGCCCGATCGCATCAACTACGGTCTCACCTTGAGCCTGTTTGCCGTCGTCATCGCCCTGCTCTGGTTTGGCCCCCAGCAGCGCCATGAAAATGTGGCCCTGACGGTGTTTTGGGCCTGGTGGTGGCCCCTGGTGCTGCTGGGCTTTCCCTTTGTGGGGCGGCTGTGGTGCGCCGTGTGCCCCTTTATGATCTACGGCGAAGTCACCCAGTGGATTTCGCAAAAACTGTTCCCCGGCAGGCTCAAACGCTGGCCCCGCCAGGCCGCCGATCGCTGGGGTGCCTGGTTTCTGTTTGCCCTGTTTACCCTGATCTTGGTGTGGGAGGAGGTGTGGAATCTGGAAGACTCTGCCTACCTCTCCGCCTGCCTGCTGCTGCTGATCACCGCCGGGGCGATGATCTTTTCGGCCCTGTTTGAGCGCCGGTTTTGGTGCCGCTACCTCTGCCCCATCGGCGGCATGAACGGCCTGTTCGCCAAGCTCGCGATCACCGAGCTGCGGGCGCAGCAGGGCACCTGCTCGGCGGAGTGCACCACCTACCAGTGCTACAAGGGCGGCCCCGCCAAAGGGGAAGGCCAGGAGACCAACGGCTGCCCCCTCTACTCGCACCCGGCCCAGCTTGAAGACAACCGCGACTGCGTGCTCTGCATGACCTGCCTCAAGGCCTGCCCCCACCGCTCGGTGGAGCTCAACCTGCGCCCCCCCGGCATCGAGCTGTGGACGACCCACCGGCCCCGCGCCGCCGAGGTGGCGCTGATGTTTTTGCTGCTGGGGGCGGTGTACCTGCACCGCCTGCCCGAGCTGGAGGCGCGCCTGGGCATCCAGCTGCCCATCGACACGGTGCTGGGGCACAGTCTGGTTTCCCTGGGGGTGCTGGCGCTGCCCGCCCTGCTGCCGCTTGTGGTCGAGGGCGGGCAGTGGCTCTGGCGCAAGACCCAGGGCCTGCCCCCGCGCCCGGTGGTGCGGCTGGCCTACGGCTACCTGCCCCTGGTGTGGGCCGCCAACCTGGCCCACTACCTGCGCCTGGGTCTGGGGGAGGGAGGGCGCATTTTGCCCGTGTCTTTAGCCACCCTTGGGGTCTCAGGGGCAAATCTGCCGGTTTGGGTTGCCCACCCCGCAGTGGTAGCCTTTCTCCAGGGTGTAACGCTGCTGCTGGGCATGGCTCTGTCGGTGTGGCTGACGGCTAAAATTTGCCGTCAGTCTGGCCCCCAGCGGTGGATTCAGCACGGCTGCACAGGGCTGCTGGGTCTCAGCCTGTGGTGGCTGATTCCCGGATTTTAA
- a CDS encoding CDGSH iron-sulfur domain-containing protein, translating to MAEPVIADTKPVVMELEAGDYFWCTCGQSSNQPFCNGAHAGTEFTPMKFTLEEKKQVALCACKYTGNAPFCDGSHTKL from the coding sequence ATGGCTGAACCTGTAATTGCCGACACCAAGCCCGTGGTGATGGAACTGGAGGCGGGGGACTATTTTTGGTGCACCTGCGGCCAGTCTAGCAACCAGCCCTTTTGCAACGGTGCCCACGCGGGCACTGAGTTTACCCCCATGAAATTTACCCTAGAGGAGAAAAAGCAGGTGGCCCTGTGCGCCTGCAAGTACACGGGCAATGCGCCCTTCTGCGACGGTAGCCACACTAAGCTTTAG
- a CDS encoding sodium:proton antiporter yields the protein MDFLLAAEPMLEDPAIEEHLRQFCLVLSVSLGVATLSRVFSVLRNIPYTLLLLLVGLGLAVLDVRLINLSPQLILFIFLPPLLFEAAWNLNWKSLKQYAVPVVLYAIVGVIICVSALVWGLQVFAGASLATALLVGASLSATDPVSVVALFRELGVDKKLTTVMEGESLFNDGVAVVAFNLLLGIALGLEQFDVSVTVARFLVFVGIGISIGGLIGFGLSFLTQRFDIPLVEQSLTLVSAYGTYLVAEELGGSGVIAVVTTGLILGNFGSRIGMNPRTRLVVSEFWEFMSFFINSIVFLLIGDQVQFQGLLDELDKILIAIALMIVARAVSIFALGALSNAVTGPDMDLPVKGQVVLWWGGLRGSVSVALALSVPAMLSDRQEVIAIVFGVMLFTLIVQGLTTKPLLEYLGLLGDQPMKLEYNQMTAHRVALTRVMNRLEAMKKNEEFDPEFVGYQMALVDGQLDEVKEKLARLEQQNDVIREYASDQLREELLAIEADTYAEFIRAGQLKESLTPLLEGVLPDRLGEMH from the coding sequence ATGGATTTTTTGCTTGCTGCCGAACCCATGCTCGAAGACCCCGCCATTGAGGAGCACCTGCGCCAGTTTTGCCTGGTGCTGTCGGTGTCGCTGGGGGTTGCAACTCTGTCGCGGGTGTTTAGCGTGCTGCGCAATATCCCCTACACCCTGCTGCTGCTGCTGGTGGGGTTGGGGCTGGCGGTGCTGGACGTGCGGCTGATTAACCTATCGCCCCAGCTGATTTTGTTTATTTTTCTGCCGCCGCTGCTGTTTGAGGCCGCCTGGAACCTCAACTGGAAGAGCCTGAAGCAGTACGCCGTGCCGGTGGTGCTCTACGCCATCGTGGGAGTAATCATCTGCGTCAGCGCCCTGGTGTGGGGCCTGCAAGTCTTTGCCGGGGCATCTCTGGCCACGGCGCTGCTGGTGGGGGCCAGCCTCTCAGCCACCGACCCGGTGTCGGTGGTGGCTCTGTTTCGCGAGCTGGGGGTCGATAAAAAGCTCACCACCGTAATGGAGGGGGAGAGCCTGTTTAACGACGGCGTGGCGGTGGTCGCCTTCAACCTGCTGCTGGGCATTGCCCTGGGGCTGGAGCAGTTTGACGTGTCGGTGACGGTGGCGCGGTTTTTGGTGTTTGTCGGCATCGGCATCAGCATCGGCGGGCTGATCGGCTTTGGCCTGTCGTTTCTCACCCAGCGGTTTGACATTCCGTTGGTAGAGCAGTCGCTGACCCTGGTGTCGGCCTACGGTACCTACCTGGTGGCAGAGGAACTGGGCGGCTCGGGGGTGATTGCGGTGGTGACCACGGGTTTGATTCTCGGCAACTTTGGCTCGCGCATTGGCATGAACCCCCGCACCCGGCTGGTGGTGTCTGAATTTTGGGAGTTTATGTCGTTTTTCATCAACTCCATTGTGTTTTTGCTAATTGGTGACCAGGTGCAGTTTCAGGGGCTGCTCGACGAGCTCGACAAGATTTTGATTGCCATCGCCCTGATGATTGTCGCCCGCGCCGTCAGCATTTTTGCCCTCGGTGCCCTCAGCAACGCCGTCACCGGCCCTGATATGGATCTGCCGGTGAAGGGGCAGGTGGTTCTCTGGTGGGGGGGGCTGCGGGGGTCGGTCTCGGTGGCCCTGGCCCTGAGCGTGCCCGCTATGCTGAGCGATCGCCAGGAGGTGATCGCCATTGTGTTTGGGGTGATGCTGTTTACGCTGATTGTGCAGGGCCTCACCACCAAGCCGCTGCTCGAATACCTGGGCCTGCTGGGGGATCAGCCGATGAAGCTGGAGTACAACCAGATGACCGCCCACCGGGTGGCCCTCACTCGCGTAATGAACCGCCTGGAAGCCATGAAGAAAAACGAGGAGTTTGACCCCGAATTTGTCGGCTACCAGATGGCCCTGGTCGATGGTCAGCTCGACGAGGTGAAAGAAAAACTGGCCAGGCTGGAGCAGCAAAACGATGTCATCCGCGAATATGCCTCAGACCAACTGCGGGAAGAGCTGCTGGCGATCGAGGCCGACACCTACGCCGAATTTATTCGCGCTGGCCAGCTCAAGGAATCGCTGACGCCGCTGCTGGAGGGGGTGCTGCCCGATCGCCTCGGTGAAATGCACTAA
- a CDS encoding LysR family transcriptional regulator — translation MDKLESMRAFTQVVEAGGFAAAARQMNLSRSQVNKLVINLEEHLQTQLLHRTTRQVSPTDAGRAYYDRCLAILADLEEAELALTQLQQEPRGSLRINAPMTFGTLHLAPLVVEFMAQYPDLYVELVLNDRRIDPIEEGFDITVRIAAQPPGPGLIAHTLAPCPLVLCAAPDYLQRRGIPTYPGDLKQHACLHYGHRSQDNSWTLVGDEPHTVVIDGPLCCNNGEVLRAAALKGLGIVMLPDFIVEKDLAAGRLRPILTDYPPPPIKIYALYPVNRHLSAKVTRLVEFLTEKI, via the coding sequence ATGGACAAACTCGAAAGCATGCGCGCCTTCACCCAGGTCGTCGAAGCCGGGGGCTTTGCCGCCGCCGCCCGCCAGATGAACCTGTCGCGATCGCAGGTCAACAAGCTAGTAATCAACCTCGAAGAGCACCTGCAAACCCAGCTCCTGCACCGCACCACCCGCCAGGTCTCCCCCACCGACGCCGGGCGGGCCTACTACGATCGCTGCCTCGCCATCCTCGCCGACCTAGAAGAAGCTGAACTGGCTCTAACCCAGCTCCAGCAGGAGCCGCGCGGCAGCCTGCGGATCAACGCGCCGATGACCTTTGGTACCCTGCACCTGGCCCCCTTGGTGGTGGAGTTCATGGCCCAGTATCCCGACCTCTACGTAGAGCTAGTGCTTAACGATCGCCGCATCGACCCGATCGAAGAAGGCTTTGACATCACCGTTCGCATTGCCGCCCAGCCCCCTGGCCCTGGGCTAATTGCCCACACCCTGGCCCCCTGCCCGCTGGTGCTGTGCGCCGCGCCCGACTATCTACAGCGGCGCGGCATCCCGACCTACCCCGGCGATCTCAAACAGCACGCCTGTCTGCACTACGGCCACCGCTCGCAGGACAACAGCTGGACTCTGGTGGGCGATGAACCCCATACCGTTGTCATCGACGGGCCGCTGTGCTGCAACAACGGCGAGGTGCTGCGAGCCGCCGCGCTGAAGGGGTTAGGTATTGTCATGCTGCCCGATTTCATTGTGGAAAAAGATTTGGCGGCGGGGCGACTGCGCCCCATTTTGACCGATTACCCGCCGCCACCGATCAAGATCTACGCCCTGTACCCGGTAAATCGTCACCTGTCGGCAAAAGTAACTCGGCTGGTAGAGTTTTTGACTGAGAAGATCTAG
- a CDS encoding pirin family protein: MITVRPASERGAANFGWLDSRHTFSFGSYYDPRHMGFASLRVINEDKVTPSAGFGTHGHRDMEIITYVLDGALEHKDSLGTGSVIRPGDVQRMSAGTGIRHSEYNASDREPVHFLQIWLMPEAEGIDPGYEQISIAPADKRGQLRLVGSRDGRDGSVTIHQDVSLYATTLGAGDAVEHALAPGRVAWVQVARGAVQLNGHDLTAGDGAAVSDLDTLRLTGANDGAEVLVFDMAA; encoded by the coding sequence ATGATTACGGTTCGTCCTGCTAGTGAACGCGGTGCTGCCAACTTTGGCTGGCTCGACTCTCGCCACACCTTTTCTTTTGGCAGCTACTACGACCCTCGCCACATGGGCTTTGCCAGTCTGCGGGTGATCAACGAAGACAAAGTCACTCCCAGTGCGGGTTTTGGCACCCACGGCCACCGCGATATGGAAATCATCACCTACGTGCTCGACGGCGCGCTGGAGCACAAAGACAGCCTCGGCACTGGCTCCGTCATTCGCCCTGGGGATGTACAGCGCATGTCGGCGGGTACGGGCATTCGCCACAGCGAGTACAACGCCTCTGACCGTGAGCCGGTTCACTTTCTGCAAATTTGGCTCATGCCCGAGGCCGAGGGCATTGACCCTGGCTACGAGCAGATCTCTATTGCGCCAGCAGACAAGCGGGGGCAGCTGCGGCTGGTCGGTTCCCGCGACGGGCGCGATGGCTCGGTCACCATTCACCAGGATGTCAGCCTGTACGCGACCACCCTGGGCGCGGGCGATGCCGTCGAGCACGCTCTAGCGCCGGGGCGCGTCGCCTGGGTGCAGGTGGCCCGGGGGGCCGTTCAGCTCAACGGCCACGACCTCACCGCTGGGGATGGGGCCGCCGTCAGCGACCTCGACACCCTGCGCCTGACCGGGGCCAACGACGGAGCCGAAGTGTTGGTGTTCGATATGGCTGCCTAA
- a CDS encoding DUF4058 family protein: MHNPFPGMNPYLEQPGLWPQVHNRLIVALADVITPKVAPKYRVSIEERVYTTTDPLPPVGIADVALAQRGEELQRSEATAQLTVPRRVQVPLPVELTERFLEVRLVQTNLLVCVIEVLSPTNKRVGEGRTAYEAKRQKILASATHLVEIDLLRGEPPLPLGDPDRKPYSILVSRSGDRPNAELYEFDLPDPIPCFPVPLQADDIEPVVDLQQVVNELYSRARFDLAIDYSQPVKPDLSEPETSWITGILTT; this comes from the coding sequence ATGCACAACCCCTTCCCCGGCATGAACCCCTACCTAGAACAACCTGGCCTCTGGCCCCAGGTACACAATCGCTTGATTGTTGCCTTGGCCGATGTCATCACCCCCAAAGTCGCGCCTAAATACCGGGTTTCTATCGAAGAGCGGGTCTACACCACGACCGATCCGCTGCCCCCGGTCGGCATTGCCGACGTAGCCCTAGCACAGCGGGGAGAAGAGCTCCAGCGATCTGAAGCCACAGCCCAACTGACGGTTCCTCGCCGGGTGCAGGTACCCCTGCCGGTGGAGCTGACCGAGCGCTTCTTAGAAGTGCGGCTGGTGCAAACCAATCTGCTGGTCTGCGTGATTGAAGTGTTATCCCCCACCAACAAGCGTGTAGGGGAAGGCCGCACTGCCTACGAAGCCAAGCGTCAGAAAATTTTGGCCTCAGCGACTCATTTAGTCGAAATCGATCTGCTGCGGGGTGAGCCTCCCCTGCCGTTGGGCGATCCTGACCGAAAACCCTACAGCATCTTGGTGAGCCGCAGTGGCGATCGCCCCAATGCCGAGCTGTACGAGTTTGACCTACCCGACCCGATTCCCTGCTTCCCGGTGCCGCTGCAAGCCGATGATATAGAACCGGTGGTTGATTTGCAGCAGGTGGTCAATGAGCTGTATAGCCGGGCGCGGTTTGACCTGGCGATCGACTACTCGCAACCGGTTAAGCCTGACTTGTCAGAGCCAGAAACAAGCTGGATTACAGGCATCTTGACTACTTGA
- a CDS encoding L,D-transpeptidase: protein MALTNEEIAARVAGFRQSSERWLQIDLSSQRLIAWEGGTPVYAVIVSTGKPSTPTVTGVFEIQSMHRTARMRGPGYDVPNVPWTMYFYRGYAIHGAYWHHNFGTPVSHGCVNVAVDHAQWLFNWADLGTPVVVQH, encoded by the coding sequence ATGGCCCTTACGAACGAAGAAATTGCCGCGCGGGTGGCCGGTTTTCGCCAGTCCAGTGAACGGTGGTTGCAAATCGATCTGTCGAGCCAACGGTTAATAGCCTGGGAGGGGGGCACCCCGGTCTATGCCGTCATTGTCTCGACAGGAAAGCCCTCAACGCCGACCGTGACAGGGGTGTTTGAAATTCAGTCGATGCACCGCACAGCCCGTATGCGGGGGCCAGGTTATGATGTGCCCAACGTGCCGTGGACGATGTATTTTTATCGGGGCTACGCCATCCACGGGGCTTACTGGCACCACAATTTTGGTACGCCCGTGAGCCATGGCTGCGTCAATGTGGCGGTTGACCACGCCCAGTGGTTGTTTAACTGGGCCGACCTCGGGACGCCCGTGGTGGTGCAACATTGA